Proteins encoded in a region of the Cytophagia bacterium CHB2 genome:
- a CDS encoding PorV/PorQ family protein, which translates to MMKTNKIWKWSCLILALALTPLLGQQKLAQTGLKFLSVTTDARASSMGEATATLSGTSAAMFFNPAGMARMDTRIEAALGQVQWIADIKYSYGSLALNLAEGRYGVLGLSFLSVDYGEVFGTIRADNDAGFLDTGTFSPTGLSVGLGYAKALSDKFSVGGNLRYVKQDLQSSIIGLNTDGTQMLTDNRVNVMAFDFGIIYRTGFKSLDFGMNVRNFSKEIKYQDESFELPLTFEIGLSMNAMDLLAAAETQHDFIVSVDAIHPRDYAEQMNIGAEYVFVNSFALRAGYAFPNDEQHFSAGAGFRKASNLALDYAYTPFGLFDPVHRFSIRIGL; encoded by the coding sequence ATGATGAAAACGAATAAAATTTGGAAGTGGAGTTGCCTGATTCTGGCGCTGGCTCTCACGCCCCTGCTGGGCCAGCAGAAACTCGCGCAAACCGGCCTGAAGTTTTTGAGCGTAACGACCGACGCGCGCGCCAGCTCGATGGGCGAGGCCACCGCCACTCTGAGCGGCACTTCCGCCGCGATGTTTTTCAACCCGGCGGGCATGGCACGTATGGACACCAGGATTGAAGCAGCACTGGGCCAGGTGCAATGGATTGCTGATATCAAATACTCCTATGGCAGCCTGGCGCTCAACTTGGCCGAGGGCCGATATGGCGTGCTCGGCTTGAGCTTCTTGTCGGTTGATTATGGCGAGGTTTTCGGCACCATTCGCGCCGACAATGACGCCGGCTTTCTCGACACCGGCACCTTCAGCCCCACTGGCCTGTCCGTTGGCCTCGGCTATGCCAAGGCGCTCTCGGACAAATTCTCCGTGGGCGGAAATCTCCGCTATGTGAAACAGGATTTGCAGAGCAGTATCATTGGCCTCAATACCGACGGCACCCAAATGCTCACGGACAACCGCGTCAATGTCATGGCCTTTGATTTTGGCATTATCTATCGTACCGGTTTCAAAAGCCTGGACTTCGGCATGAACGTGCGCAATTTCTCCAAAGAGATCAAATATCAAGACGAGTCCTTTGAATTGCCCCTGACCTTTGAGATCGGCCTGTCGATGAACGCCATGGATCTGCTGGCAGCCGCGGAGACCCAGCATGATTTCATCGTCTCAGTTGATGCGATACACCCGCGCGACTATGCCGAGCAGATGAACATTGGCGCGGAGTATGTTTTTGTCAATTCGTTTGCCTTGCGCGCCGGTTACGCGTTTCCCAATGACGAACAGCATTTCAGCGCCGGCGCGGGTTTCCGCAAGGCTTCGAATTTGGCGCTGGATTATGCCTACACCCCTTTCGGTTTATTCGATCCGGTGCATCGCTTCTCGATACGCATCGGACTCTAA